A single Candidatus Hydrogenedentota bacterium DNA region contains:
- the metK gene encoding methionine adenosyltransferase gives MKEILFTSESVTEGHPDKVADFISDSVLDALYEQDPMSRVACETLVTTGFCVIAGEITTKAVVDYQQVARDAILAIGYRGGDSGFDGRTCGVLVALDKQSPDIAQGVDSAPDKEQGAGDQGMMFGYACNETPEYMPLPISLAHKLGLRLSELRHNGTLPWLQPDGKSQVTIAYRNGKPYRIHTIVISNQHSPDISQKDIRDAVIREVCEPVVPKSLKNGDIIYHVNPTGRFVVGGPVGDCGLTGRKIIVDTYGGMGRHGGGAFSGKDPSKVDRSATYMARYMAKNVVAAGLAERCEVQLAYAIGVARPVSVNVTTFRTGKIDDDALSDILAGEFDCRPAAILETLNLRTPIFRKTTNYGHFGRENAGLRWEETDRAERLRQKAGV, from the coding sequence ATGAAGGAGATCTTGTTCACGTCGGAATCGGTGACGGAAGGGCACCCGGACAAGGTCGCGGATTTCATATCCGATTCCGTACTGGATGCCCTGTACGAGCAGGATCCCATGAGCCGCGTGGCGTGCGAAACGTTGGTGACTACCGGCTTCTGCGTGATTGCCGGCGAAATCACAACAAAGGCCGTAGTGGATTATCAGCAGGTAGCACGTGATGCGATCCTCGCCATCGGCTACAGAGGGGGGGACTCGGGGTTCGACGGCAGAACGTGCGGCGTGCTGGTCGCGCTTGACAAGCAGTCGCCGGACATTGCGCAGGGCGTAGATTCAGCGCCTGACAAGGAACAGGGCGCGGGCGACCAGGGCATGATGTTCGGCTATGCCTGCAACGAGACCCCCGAATACATGCCGCTGCCCATTTCGCTGGCGCACAAGCTGGGTCTCAGGCTTTCCGAACTTCGGCACAACGGCACGCTTCCCTGGCTGCAACCCGATGGCAAATCACAGGTCACCATAGCATACCGCAACGGCAAGCCGTACCGCATTCATACGATCGTGATTTCAAACCAGCATTCGCCGGACATTTCGCAGAAAGACATCCGCGACGCTGTCATCCGCGAGGTTTGTGAACCCGTTGTTCCGAAAAGCCTGAAGAATGGAGACATCATTTATCACGTCAACCCGACCGGCCGTTTTGTGGTGGGGGGGCCCGTTGGCGACTGCGGGTTGACAGGCCGCAAGATCATCGTCGACACGTATGGCGGGATGGGACGCCACGGCGGCGGCGCGTTCAGCGGCAAGGACCCGTCGAAGGTGGACCGTTCGGCGACTTACATGGCGCGTTACATGGCGAAGAATGTTGTGGCGGCCGGCCTGGCAGAGAGGTGCGAAGTGCAATTGGCTTACGCTATCGGGGTCGCGCGCCCCGTGTCGGTCAATGTGACGACGTTCCGCACCGGCAAAATAGACGATGACGCGCTTTCTGACATTCTGGCCGGCGAGTTCGATTGCCGGCCCGCGGCGATTCTCGAGACGCTCAACCTGCGCACGCCCATTTTCCGCAAGACGACGAACTACGGCCACTTTGGGCGCGAGAATGCAGGTTTGCGCTGGGAAGAGACCGATCGCGCGGAGCGGCTTCGGCAGAAAGCAGGCGTCTGA
- a CDS encoding polysaccharide deacetylase family protein codes for MHGGRHFIVVSVFWGMLLFALGAPGDSGEAPEGKPAAAPEKTVYLTFDDGPSEVTPVILDLLKEHEAAATFFVCGNVTEFGDKVYNRILDEGHALGNHTFSHSYNKVYASADTFEQNVARLDDLIYKFTGARPRLLRFPGGSNNRITKGPDGKSITCELVDRLAKQGYRHFDWNVDSFDYGPNAKDSDAIAKTVVAGVVKRSEAIVLMHDSYPHMATAKALPVIIRELRSQGYAFKALSGESFTVQFLKPSRQAAE; via the coding sequence ATGCACGGCGGCCGCCATTTCATCGTAGTGTCGGTGTTTTGGGGCATGTTGCTCTTCGCGTTGGGCGCGCCCGGCGATTCCGGCGAAGCCCCCGAGGGGAAGCCGGCCGCCGCCCCGGAGAAGACGGTGTATCTAACCTTTGACGACGGCCCTTCCGAAGTGACACCAGTCATTCTGGACCTGCTCAAAGAGCACGAAGCCGCTGCTACGTTCTTTGTCTGCGGAAATGTTACTGAATTCGGCGACAAGGTTTATAACCGGATTCTCGATGAAGGGCACGCCTTGGGCAATCACACGTTTTCGCATAGTTACAACAAAGTCTATGCGTCAGCCGATACCTTTGAACAAAACGTGGCGCGCCTCGACGACCTGATATACAAATTCACCGGCGCCCGGCCGCGGCTGCTGCGGTTTCCCGGCGGGTCCAACAACCGCATCACAAAAGGGCCTGACGGGAAAAGCATCACCTGCGAGTTGGTAGACCGCTTGGCGAAACAGGGCTATCGCCATTTCGACTGGAATGTGGATTCGTTCGACTACGGCCCTAATGCCAAAGACTCAGATGCGATCGCCAAGACCGTTGTGGCGGGCGTGGTCAAGCGGAGCGAGGCGATTGTTCTGATGCACGACAGTTATCCGCACATGGCAACCGCCAAGGCTTTACCCGTCATTATCCGCGAGTTGCGGTCACAAGGATACGCTTTCAAGGCGCTGTCCGGGGAATCCTTCACGGTGCAGTTTCTCAAACCGTCGCGGCAGGCAGCTGAATAG
- a CDS encoding glycoside hydrolase family 30 beta sandwich domain-containing protein: MRYATVLGRSVVAALLAAGGQAAPGLDVAWWVSSEDMQNTLSEQPAAAFGAEAPAPDIRIDDAIRYQTILGMGASLEHATCYNISQLDPDEQELAVERLVSPENGLGMNLMRICIGTPDFTASPWYTYADVPGDMELEHFSIEKDREYVLPVLKMALEKNPGLLFFASPWSPPGWMTSNGTIGGGRFEPQYYAVYARYLARFITAYEAEGIPIYAITLQNEPDYNPPTYPTCRWTAQEQAEFIAEHVGPEFARQKLDTKIWCWDHNFEPLGWPKNVVGDPKAAKYIDGTGFHHYEGRPEAMTRLHDMFPSKQIYFTEGSTFGTPGAIAIMDILRNWSRSYNAWVSIINDQGEPNAGPHPCSPTCIVLNTATKTLYFGYDYCMYGQFMRFIQRDAVRIESTVFRGQRFGNVAFLNPDDTIVLVVANADRNPSTFTIAWRGRSFAAEVPARATATFVWPVSEADDAGKG; encoded by the coding sequence ATGCGGTATGCAACGGTGTTGGGGAGAAGCGTCGTCGCGGCCCTTCTGGCCGCCGGGGGACAGGCAGCCCCGGGCCTTGACGTGGCGTGGTGGGTCTCTTCGGAAGACATGCAGAACACCCTTTCGGAACAGCCCGCGGCAGCTTTTGGAGCGGAAGCGCCCGCGCCAGACATCCGTATCGACGACGCCATCCGGTACCAGACGATTCTCGGGATGGGCGCTTCCCTCGAGCATGCTACGTGCTACAACATCAGCCAGCTTGACCCCGATGAACAGGAGCTCGCCGTCGAACGCTTGGTCAGCCCCGAAAACGGCCTCGGAATGAATCTGATGCGCATCTGCATCGGGACGCCGGACTTCACGGCATCCCCCTGGTACACCTACGCGGACGTGCCAGGGGACATGGAACTCGAGCATTTCTCTATCGAGAAGGACCGCGAATACGTCTTGCCCGTGCTCAAGATGGCGCTCGAGAAGAATCCCGGCCTGCTCTTCTTCGCGTCCCCCTGGAGCCCGCCGGGCTGGATGACCTCGAACGGAACCATCGGAGGAGGGCGGTTCGAGCCCCAGTATTACGCCGTCTACGCGCGTTACCTCGCCAGATTCATTACGGCATACGAGGCCGAGGGCATCCCGATCTACGCCATCACGCTGCAGAATGAACCCGACTACAATCCGCCCACCTATCCTACGTGCCGGTGGACCGCCCAGGAACAGGCCGAATTCATCGCGGAACATGTTGGCCCCGAGTTTGCGCGACAGAAGCTCGATACCAAGATCTGGTGCTGGGACCACAATTTCGAGCCGTTGGGATGGCCCAAGAACGTCGTGGGAGACCCCAAGGCGGCCAAGTACATCGACGGTACGGGGTTTCACCACTATGAGGGCAGGCCCGAAGCCATGACGCGCCTGCACGATATGTTCCCGTCGAAGCAGATCTATTTTACGGAAGGTTCCACATTCGGCACACCGGGCGCCATCGCTATCATGGACATTCTGCGCAACTGGTCCCGCTCATACAATGCATGGGTGTCGATAATCAACGACCAAGGGGAACCGAACGCAGGGCCCCACCCGTGCTCGCCCACGTGTATCGTGCTCAACACCGCCACAAAGACGCTTTATTTCGGGTATGACTATTGCATGTACGGCCAGTTCATGCGGTTCATACAGCGGGACGCCGTGCGCATCGAGTCCACGGTTTTCAGGGGCCAGCGCTTCGGCAACGTGGCATTCCTGAATCCCGACGATACCATCGTCCTTGTCGTGGCCAACGCCGACCGCAACCCAAGTACCTTTACCATCGCGTGGCGCGGCAGATCATTCGCGGCCGAAGTCCCCGCGCGCGCAACCGCGACGTTTGTGTGGCCTGTCAGCGAGGCGGACGACGCCGGCAAAGGATAA
- a CDS encoding NAD(P)H-dependent oxidoreductase subunit E: MSDDYRKIVQEAVAKFGKDKKRLMDIARAVHAKTGHLSEDIVGTIADALGCHRVEVRDMTSFFAFFSREPKGKTTIRLCNSVVERMKGADAVAKAFEKAVGVRFGETSPDGLISLEYTPCIGMSDQAPAALVDGKVVTNIRPEDVKSIVDAVRSGKLHEGGDTSVKAVESNVRLMGQVIFAPMERGAAVRKALSMSPEDVINEMNKARVRGRGGAGFPLAMKWSFCRKAQGGAHYIVCNGDEGEPGTFKDRVILTECPDLMFEGLTIAGYAVGAKEGYFYLRGEYEYLLPHLEQVLAKRRRMGLLGENVCGYEGFDFDIRIQMGAGAYICGEESALIESLEGKRGAPRDRPPFPVQKGYLDQPTSVNNIETLCCAARIMEHGADWFAAMGTKDSTGTKLLSVSGDCEFPGVYEVEYGITVEKLLEMVGGADAQAVQIGGPSGQCIASKDFGRSICFEDLPTGGSTIVFGKNRDLLECMEGFLEFFVEESCGWCAPCRAGTVIMKMQFEKILKGRGTREDLKKLEDTANTVKFMSRCGLGQTACNPVLTTLRNFPALYEARIKPEEFIPAFDIKDAMKEACSITGQKPHELEV; this comes from the coding sequence ATGAGCGATGATTACAGAAAGATCGTCCAGGAAGCTGTCGCGAAATTCGGCAAGGACAAGAAGCGCTTGATGGACATTGCGCGCGCCGTGCATGCCAAGACGGGGCACTTGTCGGAGGACATCGTGGGCACTATTGCCGATGCTCTCGGGTGCCATCGGGTGGAGGTGCGTGACATGACCTCCTTCTTTGCGTTCTTCTCGCGGGAGCCCAAGGGCAAGACGACCATTCGTCTGTGCAACTCCGTGGTGGAGCGCATGAAAGGGGCGGATGCGGTCGCGAAAGCGTTCGAGAAAGCCGTCGGCGTCCGGTTCGGCGAGACAAGTCCCGATGGACTGATCAGCCTCGAATACACGCCATGCATCGGGATGTCTGACCAGGCGCCCGCGGCGCTTGTCGACGGCAAGGTGGTGACCAATATCCGGCCCGAAGACGTGAAATCAATAGTCGACGCCGTCCGCTCGGGCAAACTGCACGAAGGCGGCGATACGAGCGTGAAAGCCGTCGAGTCCAACGTGCGGCTGATGGGGCAAGTCATATTCGCGCCGATGGAGCGTGGCGCGGCGGTTCGCAAGGCCCTGAGCATGAGCCCGGAAGACGTCATCAACGAGATGAACAAGGCGCGGGTCCGCGGGCGCGGCGGCGCGGGGTTTCCGCTCGCCATGAAATGGAGCTTCTGCCGCAAGGCGCAGGGTGGCGCGCATTACATTGTCTGCAACGGTGACGAAGGCGAGCCCGGCACATTCAAGGACCGCGTGATCCTGACCGAGTGTCCGGACCTGATGTTTGAAGGATTGACGATTGCGGGATACGCGGTAGGCGCCAAGGAGGGGTACTTCTACCTTCGCGGCGAATATGAATATCTGCTGCCCCACCTGGAGCAGGTGTTGGCGAAGCGCCGCCGCATGGGGCTTCTGGGTGAAAACGTATGCGGCTATGAGGGATTCGATTTCGACATCCGGATTCAAATGGGCGCCGGCGCCTATATCTGCGGCGAGGAGTCGGCACTCATCGAGTCGCTCGAAGGGAAACGGGGCGCGCCGCGCGACAGACCCCCGTTCCCAGTCCAGAAAGGCTACCTCGACCAGCCGACCAGCGTGAACAACATCGAAACATTGTGCTGCGCCGCCCGCATTATGGAACATGGAGCGGACTGGTTTGCCGCGATGGGCACGAAGGATTCGACGGGCACCAAGTTGCTCAGCGTATCCGGCGACTGCGAATTTCCCGGCGTGTATGAGGTCGAGTACGGCATAACAGTCGAGAAACTCCTCGAGATGGTTGGCGGCGCGGATGCGCAGGCTGTCCAGATCGGCGGGCCGTCGGGACAGTGCATCGCGTCCAAGGATTTTGGCCGCAGCATTTGTTTCGAGGATCTGCCTACCGGCGGCTCGACCATCGTCTTCGGCAAGAACCGGGATTTGCTCGAGTGCATGGAGGGGTTCCTCGAATTCTTCGTCGAGGAGTCGTGCGGTTGGTGCGCGCCGTGCCGCGCGGGCACGGTCATCATGAAGATGCAGTTTGAGAAGATTCTCAAGGGCCGAGGCACCCGCGAGGACCTCAAGAAGCTGGAAGACACCGCCAACACGGTGAAGTTCATGAGCCGTTGCGGATTGGGCCAGACCGCGTGCAATCCGGTGCTGACGACGTTGCGCAACTTCCCGGCCCTGTACGAGGCCCGGATCAAGCCGGAAGAGTTCATTCCGGCGTTCGATATCAAGGATGCCATGAAGGAAGCGTGCTCCATCACCGGGCAGAAACCGCACGAGCTGGAGGTATGA
- a CDS encoding 2Fe-2S iron-sulfur cluster-binding protein — MSKNTVNIIIDGVEVQAHEGQTILQAADDAGIYIPRLCYLKELVPGGHCRVCTVKVNGRPASACTFPASEGLVIENDTEEMTTFRRNVVEMLFAEGNHVCPSCEASGNCELQAMAYRLGLLAITLPFLRKPRELDATHPDVYIDRDRCILCGRCARASVAEGKRVFGFEGRGINKRIAVDGVHGLKETDLKAADKAARACPTGCLTLKRTGWKVPVGERLYDKTPIGSDIEQKQPVG, encoded by the coding sequence ATGAGCAAGAACACGGTGAATATCATCATTGACGGTGTCGAAGTCCAGGCGCACGAAGGGCAAACCATCCTTCAGGCCGCTGATGACGCCGGTATCTATATCCCACGGCTGTGCTATCTGAAAGAGCTGGTCCCGGGCGGCCACTGCCGGGTCTGCACGGTCAAGGTCAACGGCCGTCCCGCCAGCGCATGCACCTTCCCCGCAAGCGAGGGTCTCGTCATCGAAAATGACACGGAAGAGATGACGACGTTTCGGCGGAACGTGGTCGAGATGCTGTTTGCGGAAGGCAACCACGTGTGCCCGTCCTGCGAAGCGAGCGGCAACTGCGAATTGCAGGCGATGGCGTATCGCCTGGGCTTGTTGGCCATAACACTGCCGTTCCTGCGCAAACCGCGCGAGCTGGACGCGACGCACCCGGACGTCTACATCGACCGCGATCGCTGCATTCTCTGCGGCCGTTGCGCCCGGGCCTCGGTAGCCGAAGGCAAACGGGTGTTCGGTTTCGAGGGCCGCGGCATCAACAAGCGTATCGCGGTGGATGGCGTCCACGGGCTCAAGGAAACCGATTTGAAGGCCGCCGACAAGGCTGCCCGCGCGTGCCCGACCGGGTGCCTCACGTTGAAGCGCACGGGATGGAAGGTGCCCGTCGGCGAGCGTCTTTACGACAAGACCCCTATCGGAAGCGATATCGAGCAGAAGCAGCCGGTAGGCTGA
- a CDS encoding NADP oxidoreductase — MAKPLVATAPFTGCFGCHMSLLDIDERILDLVELVEFSKSPINDIKTFTRPVDVGLLEGGISNDENYEQLKLFRKHCKILISVGQCAITGGVPAYRNTVPLKECFEEAYLKGPTVVDGGQFPNDPDIPIMLDKVYPCHEIVKIDYFLPGCPPSADTLWAALTALLTGKDVGLPYELIKYD; from the coding sequence ATGGCGAAGCCACTAGTAGCAACCGCCCCCTTTACGGGCTGTTTCGGTTGTCATATGTCCCTGTTGGACATCGATGAGCGGATCCTCGATCTGGTCGAGTTGGTGGAGTTCAGCAAGTCGCCCATCAACGACATCAAGACGTTTACGCGCCCCGTCGATGTCGGGCTCCTGGAAGGGGGCATCAGCAACGACGAGAACTACGAGCAATTGAAGCTGTTTCGCAAGCACTGCAAGATTCTCATCTCGGTGGGGCAGTGCGCCATTACCGGAGGCGTTCCGGCATACCGAAATACGGTGCCCTTGAAAGAGTGTTTCGAAGAAGCCTATTTGAAGGGTCCGACGGTCGTCGACGGCGGCCAGTTTCCAAATGATCCGGATATCCCGATCATGCTGGACAAGGTCTATCCTTGCCACGAGATCGTCAAGATAGACTATTTCCTTCCGGGCTGCCCGCCTTCGGCGGATACCCTTTGGGCGGCGCTCACTGCGTTGCTGACCGGGAAGGATGTCGGGCTGCCTTACGAACTGATTAAATACGACTGA
- a CDS encoding Ni/Fe hydrogenase subunit alpha, whose translation MAKTASNGKRKIVINPVTRIEGHGKVTIVMDKDNNVEQARFHIIEFRGFERFAKGRFYWEAPVMVQRLCGICPVSHHLAGAKATDMIVGVDKIPVTAEKMRRLMHYGQMYQSHALHFFHLASPDLLFGFDAPVEKRNVVGVIEADPETAKKAVLMRKFGQEVIKATGGKKVHPTGAIPGGINKNLSLAERDALKKDADTMVEWAVEALELCKKITRGNLDFLLGFGSFDSNHVSIVREDGCMDLYDGKLRAIDAQGEKIFDMVEPLEYADYLGEEVRPWSYMKFPHIRSLGKEKGWYRVGPLSRVNCCDFIDTELAEKARQEFMALNNGKPVNASMAYHWARLIELLHSAEKIRELLDDPDLQGTNLVAQGKKRSKGVAWIEAPRGTLFHHYEIDTETDQITLANLIVSTTSNNEPMNRTVKTIAEQHLKGKSANEITEGLLNHIEVGIRAYDPCLSCATHALGKMRLHVELVGAEGNVIDEKFRG comes from the coding sequence ATGGCAAAAACCGCAAGCAACGGAAAACGGAAGATCGTGATCAACCCGGTGACCCGTATCGAAGGCCACGGCAAAGTCACCATTGTGATGGACAAAGACAACAACGTCGAACAGGCGCGGTTCCACATCATCGAGTTCCGCGGGTTCGAGCGTTTTGCCAAGGGCCGGTTCTATTGGGAAGCCCCGGTCATGGTGCAGCGCCTGTGCGGCATCTGCCCGGTGAGCCACCATCTGGCCGGCGCCAAAGCCACCGATATGATCGTGGGCGTCGACAAGATCCCCGTCACGGCGGAGAAAATGCGCCGCCTGATGCACTACGGCCAGATGTACCAGTCGCACGCCCTGCATTTCTTCCACCTGGCCTCGCCCGATTTGCTGTTCGGGTTCGATGCGCCGGTCGAGAAGCGCAACGTGGTCGGGGTGATTGAGGCCGACCCCGAGACCGCCAAGAAAGCGGTCCTGATGCGCAAGTTCGGCCAGGAGGTCATCAAGGCGACGGGCGGCAAAAAGGTGCATCCCACGGGGGCGATCCCCGGCGGCATCAACAAAAACCTCTCGCTCGCCGAGCGCGACGCCCTCAAGAAGGACGCTGACACCATGGTCGAGTGGGCGGTCGAGGCCCTCGAACTCTGCAAGAAGATCACCAGAGGAAACCTCGATTTCCTTTTGGGGTTCGGCAGTTTCGACTCGAATCACGTGTCTATCGTGCGTGAAGACGGCTGCATGGACCTGTACGACGGCAAACTTCGCGCCATTGACGCGCAGGGCGAGAAGATCTTCGACATGGTCGAGCCGCTCGAGTACGCCGATTACCTCGGCGAAGAAGTGCGGCCCTGGAGCTACATGAAGTTCCCGCACATCCGTTCGCTGGGCAAGGAAAAGGGCTGGTATCGCGTGGGACCTCTCTCGCGGGTCAATTGCTGCGATTTCATCGACACCGAGCTCGCCGAGAAAGCCCGTCAGGAGTTCATGGCGCTCAACAACGGCAAGCCCGTCAATGCGAGCATGGCCTACCATTGGGCGCGCCTCATCGAGCTCCTGCATTCGGCCGAAAAGATCAGGGAATTGCTCGATGACCCGGACCTGCAGGGAACAAACCTCGTGGCCCAGGGCAAGAAACGTTCTAAAGGCGTAGCCTGGATTGAAGCGCCGCGCGGCACCCTGTTCCACCACTACGAAATAGACACCGAGACGGACCAGATCACGCTCGCGAACCTCATTGTCTCGACGACCAGCAACAACGAGCCCATGAACCGTACGGTGAAGACCATTGCCGAGCAGCACCTCAAGGGTAAGAGCGCAAACGAAATCACGGAAGGCCTGCTGAACCATATCGAAGTGGGTATCCGTGCATATGACCCGTGCCTGAGTTGCGCCACCCATGCCCTTGGAAAGATGCGGCTGCACGTGGAACTGGTCGGCGCGGAAGGCAATGTTATTGACGAGAAATTCCGCGGGTGA
- a CDS encoding hydrogenase maturation protease, with amino-acid sequence MSESRVLVLGYGNPGRQDDGLGPAIAEAVEAWGVPNVTTDTPYQLNIEDAATLAEHDLVMFVDASVDAEEPYSLKRIAPAAEITFTSHSVSPESVLALCHEHFHTEPEAYVLAVRGYAFEFEEGLTPRARENMASALACVQSLIRACKETSMDSKKTILAIDDDPDIRATLRIVLEAEGFSVGEAANGEEGLKAIERVKPDAIIVDLMMENVDSGSTVAQKLKESGYKGPVYMLSSAGDTVRYNIDARELGLAGIFQKPIDPKMLVSTLKTKLKV; translated from the coding sequence GTGAGCGAATCGCGTGTGTTAGTCCTCGGGTACGGAAACCCGGGGCGGCAGGATGACGGGCTCGGCCCGGCGATTGCCGAGGCGGTGGAAGCGTGGGGTGTGCCCAACGTTACAACAGACACCCCCTATCAGTTGAATATCGAGGACGCGGCCACGCTTGCCGAACATGATCTCGTCATGTTCGTGGATGCCAGCGTGGACGCGGAGGAACCCTACTCGCTGAAACGGATCGCGCCGGCGGCGGAGATCACGTTCACGAGCCACAGCGTTTCGCCGGAGTCCGTGTTGGCCCTGTGCCATGAGCACTTCCACACAGAGCCGGAAGCGTATGTCCTAGCCGTGCGCGGGTATGCGTTCGAATTTGAAGAGGGCCTGACTCCCAGGGCCCGCGAGAATATGGCGAGTGCTTTAGCATGCGTCCAGTCGTTGATACGGGCGTGTAAGGAGACAAGCATGGACAGTAAGAAAACGATTCTTGCCATTGACGATGATCCCGATATTCGCGCGACCTTACGTATTGTGCTCGAGGCCGAAGGGTTTTCCGTGGGCGAGGCAGCTAACGGTGAAGAAGGCCTCAAGGCCATCGAGCGCGTGAAACCAGACGCTATCATTGTCGATCTGATGATGGAAAACGTGGACTCCGGCAGCACGGTGGCCCAGAAGTTGAAGGAAAGCGGCTACAAAGGCCCCGTGTACATGTTGAGTTCGGCGGGCGATACGGTGCGTTACAACATAGACGCGCGCGAGCTGGGCCTGGCGGGGATCTTCCAGAAACCCATCGATCCCAAGATGCTGGTCTCTACCCTGAAAACCAAGCTCAAGGTATAG